One region of Thiomonas intermedia genomic DNA includes:
- the folK gene encoding 2-amino-4-hydroxy-6-hydroxymethyldihydropteridine diphosphokinase, with protein sequence MACADDVEAFIALGANLGDGAATLRAAVQAIDALPLTRVVARSSLYRTAPQHATGPDYWNAVVQVRTAQSPEALLDGLLGIEARMGRQRPIGAVNAPRTLDLDLLLYGSLQRQSERLTLPHPRMAARAFVLAPLAEIWPEGRLAGSSVAELAERRLAEGQRIQRLEPL encoded by the coding sequence ATGGCCTGCGCCGATGACGTCGAAGCCTTCATCGCCCTCGGCGCCAATCTGGGCGATGGCGCGGCCACCTTGCGTGCGGCCGTACAGGCCATCGACGCCTTGCCGCTGACCCGCGTGGTGGCACGCTCCAGCCTTTACCGCACAGCGCCGCAGCACGCCACCGGCCCGGACTACTGGAACGCCGTCGTGCAGGTCCGCACCGCCCAGTCGCCCGAGGCCTTGCTCGACGGCCTGCTCGGCATCGAAGCCCGCATGGGCCGTCAACGCCCCATCGGTGCAGTCAACGCACCGCGCACCCTCGATCTCGACCTGCTGCTCTACGGCAGCCTGCAACGCCAAAGCGAACGGCTGACCCTGCCCCATCCCCGCATGGCTGCGCGTGCATTCGTGTTGGCGCCCCTGGCCGAGATCTGGCCCGAGGGACGCCTCGCAGGTTCATCCGTCGCCGAACTGGCCGAGCGCCGCCTGGCCGAAGGCCAGCGCATCCAGAGGCTGGAACCGCTCTGA
- the pcnB gene encoding polynucleotide adenylyltransferase PcnB, translating into MIRKFISRLFTPNKADDAPQRRGQRRDLPRAQHQIDANRLSQNARNTVQTLQQAGYEAYIVGGAVRDLLLGLKPKDFDVATNATPEQVKPLFKRAFIIGRRFRIVHVMYGRDIIEVSTYRALHDAQAAEAVDGNERTSRRALADKTLAVDSSGRVLRDNVWGTLDDDAERRDFTVNALYYDPIRDVVVDYHQGMKDLKERRLRMIGDPAARYREDPVRMLRIARFAAKLGFGIDPATLEPIASSADLLANVPAARLFDETIKLLQTGHAVASLQQLRRLGLHHGLLPLLDPVLEKPEGERFIMNALQDTDARIGQGKTASPSFLFACLLWHDVEQRWNALRAEGTAPLMALDQAADEVLAAQAERLAIQRRIATDMREIWSLQSRFERRTPRYAHSLVEHPRFRAAYDFLSLRARSGQAEPELAQWWEAFQFADAESRDEMLAAAPQPSAASKSKRRRRRKKPADGSKTEDTAGHDPE; encoded by the coding sequence ATGATCCGAAAATTCATCAGCCGCCTGTTCACCCCGAACAAGGCCGACGACGCCCCGCAGCGTCGTGGCCAACGCCGCGACCTGCCCAGGGCGCAGCACCAGATCGACGCCAACCGCCTCTCGCAGAACGCACGCAACACCGTGCAGACCCTGCAGCAGGCCGGCTACGAGGCCTACATCGTCGGCGGCGCGGTGCGTGACCTGCTGCTGGGCCTCAAGCCCAAGGACTTCGACGTCGCCACCAACGCCACGCCCGAGCAGGTCAAGCCGCTGTTCAAGCGCGCCTTCATCATCGGCCGACGCTTTCGCATCGTGCACGTCATGTACGGCCGCGACATCATCGAAGTCTCCACCTATCGCGCCTTGCACGATGCGCAGGCCGCCGAGGCCGTGGACGGCAACGAGCGCACCTCGCGCCGCGCCCTGGCCGACAAGACCCTGGCGGTGGACAGCAGCGGCCGCGTGCTGCGCGACAACGTCTGGGGCACGCTGGACGACGATGCCGAGCGCCGCGACTTCACCGTCAACGCGCTGTACTACGACCCGATCCGCGACGTGGTGGTCGACTACCACCAGGGCATGAAAGACCTGAAAGAGCGCCGCCTGCGCATGATCGGCGACCCCGCCGCCCGCTACCGCGAAGACCCGGTGCGAATGCTGCGCATCGCCCGCTTCGCCGCCAAGCTCGGCTTCGGGATCGATCCGGCCACGCTGGAGCCGATCGCGTCCAGCGCCGATCTGCTGGCCAACGTCCCCGCCGCCCGGCTGTTCGACGAGACCATCAAGCTGCTGCAAACCGGCCATGCGGTCGCCTCCCTGCAACAACTCCGGCGCCTGGGCCTGCATCACGGCCTTCTGCCCCTGCTCGACCCGGTGCTTGAAAAGCCCGAAGGCGAGCGTTTCATCATGAATGCCCTGCAAGACACCGATGCCCGCATCGGCCAGGGCAAGACTGCCAGCCCGAGCTTTCTCTTCGCCTGCCTGCTCTGGCACGATGTTGAACAGCGGTGGAACGCGCTGCGTGCCGAAGGCACGGCCCCCCTCATGGCGCTCGACCAGGCGGCCGACGAGGTGCTGGCCGCGCAGGCTGAACGCCTGGCCATCCAGCGCCGCATCGCCACCGACATGCGTGAAATCTGGTCGCTGCAATCGCGCTTCGAACGCCGCACACCGCGCTACGCCCATAGTCTGGTCGAGCATCCGCGATTCCGCGCCGCCTACGACTTCCTCAGCCTGCGCGCCCGCAGCGGCCAGGCCGAACCGGAGTTGGCGCAATGGTGGGAAGCCTTCCAGTTCGCCGATGCCGAAAGCCGCGACGAAATGCTTGCCGCCGCCCCGCAGCCCAGCGCCGCGAGCAAGTCCAAACGACGGCGCCGACGTAAAAAGCCCGCCGACGGCAGCAAGACCGAAGACACGGCCGGCCACGATCCCGAGTGA
- a CDS encoding HAD family hydrolase translates to MRKLALFDLDNTLIPFDSDHAFGQYLAELGWVDAEQHRQQNESFYRQYKAGTLDLAAYLRFALQPIAGKDLETLHAAQAGFMRDVVMPQIQPAARQLVGRHKEAGDLCCIVTATNTFVTRPIADVFGVEHLIGVDLERDSQGRYTGNWIGTPSFREGKIIRTEQWLAAQGLGWKDFDQIWFYSDSINDRPLLEHATHPVVVHPDPLLAAIALEKGWPTLQLLT, encoded by the coding sequence ATGCGCAAGCTCGCCCTGTTCGATCTCGACAACACGCTGATTCCTTTCGACTCCGACCATGCCTTCGGGCAATACCTCGCCGAGTTGGGGTGGGTCGACGCGGAGCAGCACCGCCAGCAGAACGAGTCGTTCTACCGCCAGTACAAGGCCGGCACGCTCGACCTTGCCGCCTATCTGCGCTTTGCCCTGCAACCGATCGCCGGCAAGGATCTCGAAACCCTGCACGCCGCCCAAGCCGGTTTCATGCGTGACGTCGTGATGCCGCAGATCCAGCCTGCCGCCCGGCAACTCGTCGGCCGTCACAAAGAGGCCGGCGATCTGTGCTGCATCGTGACCGCAACCAATACCTTCGTCACCCGTCCGATCGCCGATGTCTTCGGCGTCGAACATCTCATCGGGGTCGATCTCGAGCGCGACAGCCAGGGCCGCTACACCGGCAACTGGATCGGTACGCCGTCGTTTCGCGAGGGCAAGATCATTCGCACCGAGCAGTGGCTGGCCGCGCAGGGCCTGGGCTGGAAGGATTTCGATCAGATCTGGTTCTACAGCGACTCCATCAACGATCGCCCCCTGCTCGAGCATGCGACCCACCCCGTGGTCGTGCACCCCGACCCCTTGCTGGCCGCCATCGCGCTGGAAAAAGGCTGGCCCACCCTTCAGTTGTTGACATGA
- the hda gene encoding DnaA regulatory inactivator Hda, translating to MTSTQRPSSTAALRPAGRQQILPLDWEDDRSFENFDIGGQTDNALALQALQDLLQQRHHAALYLWGDTGSGKSHLLWAACHAMQKHGRWALLLTPQTPASAWPDVNDLLAQHPGGLLAVDDAQTLTDWQQDWVFGLYNAARSADLAFLASGHAAPAVLPLRADLRTRLGWGLALRLTAPDDDARARVLQRLAHDRGYTLSPELLHYMQTHLSRDLSQLARLMAAFDRYALAAQRPATVPLLKSLLAEQPQLLRTAAPESVPG from the coding sequence ATGACTTCGACCCAGCGTCCCTCGTCCACTGCGGCACTCCGGCCGGCCGGTCGCCAGCAAATCCTGCCCCTGGACTGGGAGGACGATCGCAGCTTCGAGAACTTCGACATCGGTGGCCAGACCGACAACGCGCTGGCGCTGCAAGCCCTGCAGGATCTGCTGCAACAGCGGCATCACGCCGCGCTCTACCTGTGGGGCGACACCGGCAGTGGCAAAAGCCACCTGCTTTGGGCCGCCTGCCACGCGATGCAAAAGCACGGCCGGTGGGCTCTTCTGCTCACCCCGCAAACGCCGGCCTCCGCCTGGCCCGACGTCAACGACCTCCTGGCCCAGCACCCTGGCGGTTTATTGGCCGTGGACGATGCCCAAACCCTCACCGACTGGCAGCAGGACTGGGTGTTCGGGCTCTACAACGCGGCCCGTTCGGCCGACCTCGCGTTTCTCGCCAGCGGCCATGCGGCCCCTGCGGTGCTGCCGCTGCGCGCCGACCTGCGCACCCGCCTGGGCTGGGGATTGGCGCTGCGCCTGACCGCCCCCGACGACGACGCCCGCGCCCGCGTGCTGCAGCGTCTGGCACACGACCGCGGCTACACCCTCAGCCCCGAACTGCTGCACTACATGCAGACCCACCTGAGCCGCGACCTGTCGCAACTGGCCCGGCTGATGGCCGCGTTTGACCGCTATGCTCTGGCTGCTCAGCGTCCGGCCACCGTGCCTCTGCTCAAATCGCTCCTGGCCGAACAGCCGCAGCTGCTGCGCACTGCGGCGCCCGAATCGGTTCCCGGCTGA
- a CDS encoding AI-2E family transporter, with protein MLLTPPVKNALLWLGIALVALWLIWLLGSILMPFLVGLTLAYVLHPLVERLKRRRIPRALGAAVALILAIGLFVGLFLLLVPVVSQIVPLIREKFPLLLQAIINWGTPLLARFDIHVQFDTASVQQTLTKFLSAHGEDWAALLLRSAGTGGMGLLVLLGNLALIPVVAFYLLLDWEPTLARVRSLIPPKHRDAVLLFFHDCDVILGQYLRGQLLVMLILAFYYSLGLVIAGFSLALPVGIFTGLAVFVPYVGFGLGLLLALIAGALQFLSWYGVIAVAIVYGIGQLIESLYVTPKFVGESIGLHPLLVIFILLAFGTLFGFWGILLALPAGAVLLVVARRLLAWYRESALFN; from the coding sequence ATGCTCCTGACCCCTCCCGTCAAGAATGCCCTCCTCTGGCTTGGCATCGCCCTTGTCGCGCTGTGGCTGATCTGGCTGCTTGGCAGCATCCTGATGCCCTTTCTCGTGGGACTGACGCTGGCGTATGTGTTGCACCCGCTCGTCGAACGCCTCAAGCGGCGGCGCATTCCGCGGGCACTGGGGGCCGCCGTGGCGCTCATCCTGGCCATCGGCCTGTTCGTCGGCCTGTTTCTGCTGCTCGTTCCGGTGGTCAGCCAGATCGTGCCGCTGATCCGGGAAAAATTTCCCTTGCTGCTCCAGGCCATCATCAACTGGGGCACCCCATTGCTGGCGCGTTTCGACATTCATGTGCAGTTCGACACCGCCAGCGTGCAGCAGACGCTGACGAAGTTTCTGTCGGCCCACGGCGAAGACTGGGCCGCGCTGCTGCTGCGCTCGGCTGGCACCGGCGGGATGGGCCTGTTGGTGCTGCTTGGCAATCTTGCGCTGATTCCGGTCGTGGCCTTCTACCTGCTGCTCGACTGGGAACCGACACTGGCGCGGGTGCGCAGCCTGATTCCGCCCAAACACCGCGACGCCGTCTTGCTTTTTTTCCACGACTGCGACGTCATCCTCGGTCAGTACTTGCGCGGCCAGTTGCTGGTCATGCTGATCCTGGCGTTCTATTACTCCCTCGGCCTGGTGATTGCCGGATTCAGTCTGGCCCTGCCCGTGGGCATCTTCACGGGGCTGGCGGTCTTCGTCCCTTACGTCGGATTCGGACTTGGGCTGTTGCTGGCGTTGATCGCGGGCGCGCTGCAATTCCTGAGCTGGTACGGGGTGATTGCCGTGGCCATCGTCTACGGCATCGGCCAATTGATCGAAAGCCTCTACGTCACACCGAAATTCGTTGGCGAGAGCATCGGTCTGCATCCCCTGCTGGTCATTTTCATTCTGCTTGCCTTTGGCACCCTGTTCGGCTTCTGGGGCATTCTGCTGGCCCTGCCCGCAGGCGCCGTGCTGCTGGTCGTGGCGCGCCGCCTGCTGGCCTGGTACCGCGAGAGCGCGTTGTTCAACTGA
- the purM gene encoding phosphoribosylformylglycinamidine cyclo-ligase → MQKTPLTYRDAGVDIDAGDALVDAIKPLAKRTLRDGVLAGIGGFGALFEVPKRYREPVLVSGTDGVGTKLKLAFEWDRHDTVGIDLVAMSVNDVLVQGAEPLFFLDYFACGKLAVQTATQVIGGVAKGCEQAGCALIGGETAEMPGMYPAGEYDLAGFAVGAVEKTGIIDGRSIAAGDRVIGLASSGAHSNGYSLVRKIIARSGADELPATLDGQDFRSAVMAPTRIYCKPVLKALAQHTIKGMAHITGGGLSENIPRVLPESVQCVLDPSTWGQTELFAWLQREGGVSADEMRRTFNCGVGFVMVVAAAEAEAVLATLRAEGETGWIIGEIQARPQAEAHQVRYTA, encoded by the coding sequence ATGCAAAAAACTCCCCTGACTTATCGCGACGCCGGCGTGGATATCGATGCTGGAGACGCGTTGGTCGACGCGATCAAGCCCCTGGCCAAGCGCACGCTGCGGGACGGCGTGCTGGCGGGCATCGGCGGCTTCGGGGCGCTGTTCGAAGTGCCCAAGCGCTACCGCGAGCCGGTGCTGGTGTCGGGCACGGATGGCGTGGGCACCAAGCTCAAGCTCGCGTTCGAGTGGGATCGGCACGACACGGTGGGCATCGATCTGGTGGCGATGAGCGTCAACGACGTGCTGGTGCAGGGTGCCGAGCCGCTGTTCTTTCTCGACTATTTCGCCTGCGGCAAGCTGGCGGTGCAGACCGCTACCCAGGTCATCGGCGGTGTGGCCAAGGGTTGCGAGCAGGCGGGCTGCGCCCTCATCGGCGGCGAAACCGCGGAAATGCCGGGCATGTATCCGGCGGGCGAATATGACCTGGCGGGTTTTGCCGTCGGCGCGGTCGAGAAAACCGGCATCATCGACGGCCGCAGCATCGCTGCGGGCGATCGGGTCATCGGCCTGGCGTCGAGCGGTGCGCATTCCAACGGTTATTCGCTGGTGCGCAAGATCATCGCCCGCAGCGGGGCGGACGAGCTGCCGGCAACGCTCGATGGACAGGACTTCCGTAGCGCGGTGATGGCGCCTACGCGCATCTACTGCAAGCCCGTACTGAAGGCCTTGGCGCAACACACGATCAAGGGCATGGCCCACATCACCGGCGGCGGTCTGAGCGAGAACATTCCGCGCGTGCTGCCCGAGAGCGTGCAATGCGTGCTCGATCCGTCCACCTGGGGACAGACCGAGCTGTTTGCCTGGCTGCAGCGCGAGGGCGGTGTGAGCGCCGACGAAATGCGCCGCACGTTCAACTGTGGCGTGGGCTTCGTGATGGTGGTGGCCGCGGCCGAGGCCGAGGCCGTGCTCGCCACCCTGCGCGCCGAGGGCGAAACGGGCTGGATCATCGGTGAGATCCAGGCGCGGCCTCAGGCGGAGGCGCATCAGGTGCGCTACACGGCCTGA
- a CDS encoding AMP nucleosidase — protein sequence MSHRPQALHCPAPVADAIFSDPQAALDQVQAIYAAAIAHLRDKLAEFIAGTLPSGRVRACYPVVRVRIASVVRPDSRLAYGFVAAPGVYETSLTRPELFADYIRAQFQLLLDNHGVALEIGVGEQPIPLHFSFAGQAHVEGHLSLEQRQQLRDIFDLPDLAAMDDGIANGTHETPDGQPMPLALFTAPRVDYSLHRLQHYTGTAPEHFQNFVLFTNYQFYVDEFVRMAHALMDRAPGTASDDDVPYTAFVEPGNLITHRATPQSPAWTEGHASTRLPQMPAYHLIMPGHGGITLVNIGVGPANAKNITDHIAVLRPHAWIMLGHCAGLRNSQRLGDYVLAHGYVREDHVLDEELPLWVPIPPLAEVQQALEGAVADITQLHGYELKRVLRTGTVASTDNRNWELLPYPGPDRRFSQSRAIALDMESATVAANGFRFRVPYGTLLCVSDKPLHGELKLPGMADQFYRQQVEQHLRIGLRAIARLRQQTMGRLHSRKLRSFDEVAFQ from the coding sequence ATGTCCCACCGTCCTCAAGCCCTGCATTGCCCCGCCCCAGTCGCCGACGCCATCTTCAGCGATCCGCAAGCCGCGCTGGACCAGGTCCAGGCCATCTATGCCGCCGCCATCGCCCACCTGCGCGACAAGCTGGCCGAGTTCATCGCGGGAACCTTGCCGTCCGGGCGGGTGCGCGCCTGCTATCCCGTGGTACGGGTGAGGATAGCCAGCGTGGTGCGCCCCGACTCCCGGCTTGCCTACGGCTTCGTCGCCGCGCCCGGCGTTTACGAGACCTCGCTCACCCGGCCTGAGCTGTTTGCCGACTACATCCGGGCCCAGTTCCAGTTGCTGCTCGACAACCATGGGGTTGCGCTGGAAATCGGCGTGGGCGAACAGCCGATTCCGCTGCATTTCAGCTTCGCTGGCCAGGCCCACGTCGAGGGTCATCTCAGCCTGGAACAGCGCCAACAGTTGCGCGACATCTTCGACCTGCCCGATCTGGCCGCGATGGACGACGGCATCGCCAACGGCACGCACGAAACGCCGGACGGGCAACCCATGCCGCTGGCCCTGTTCACCGCGCCGCGCGTCGACTACTCGCTGCACCGCCTGCAGCACTACACCGGCACCGCGCCCGAACATTTCCAGAATTTCGTGCTGTTCACCAACTACCAGTTCTACGTCGACGAGTTCGTCCGCATGGCGCATGCCCTGATGGACCGGGCCCCCGGGACTGCGTCAGACGACGACGTGCCCTACACGGCATTCGTCGAACCCGGCAACCTCATCACCCATCGGGCCACCCCACAGAGCCCCGCATGGACCGAGGGGCATGCCTCCACCCGGCTGCCCCAGATGCCGGCGTATCACCTCATCATGCCGGGCCACGGCGGCATCACCCTGGTCAACATCGGCGTCGGCCCCGCCAATGCGAAGAACATCACCGATCACATCGCCGTGCTGCGCCCCCATGCCTGGATCATGCTCGGCCACTGCGCCGGATTGCGCAATTCACAAAGGCTGGGCGACTATGTGCTGGCGCACGGCTATGTGCGCGAAGACCATGTGCTCGACGAGGAACTGCCGCTGTGGGTGCCCATTCCGCCGCTGGCCGAGGTGCAGCAGGCGCTCGAAGGCGCCGTGGCCGACATCACCCAGTTGCATGGCTACGAACTCAAGCGCGTGCTGCGCACCGGAACGGTGGCCAGCACCGACAACCGCAATTGGGAATTGCTGCCCTACCCCGGGCCGGACCGGCGCTTCAGCCAGAGCCGCGCCATCGCGCTCGACATGGAAAGCGCCACCGTGGCCGCCAACGGTTTTCGCTTCCGCGTGCCCTATGGCACGCTGCTGTGTGTGAGCGACAAGCCGCTACACGGCGAACTCAAGCTGCCGGGCATGGCCGACCAGTTCTATCGCCAGCAAGTCGAGCAGCATCTGCGCATCGGCCTGCGCGCCATCGCGCGGCTGCGTCAACAGACCATGGGACGCCTGCACAGCCGCAAGCTGCGCAGCTTCGACGAAGTGGCGTTTCAGTAA
- a CDS encoding lipopolysaccharide assembly protein LapA domain-containing protein has product MRILSWFLRLIVFLLLFGLALNNLEPVTLHLLFGTEWRTPMIVLLLVVFVLGAVLGVLALLPSWLRHRRRGKVARNGEAAPTAAVATPTAQTDFPQHPIDRPIDGV; this is encoded by the coding sequence ATGCGCATCCTGAGCTGGTTTTTGCGGCTGATCGTCTTCCTGCTCCTGTTCGGCCTGGCGCTGAACAATCTGGAGCCGGTCACGCTGCACCTGCTGTTCGGCACCGAGTGGCGCACGCCCATGATCGTGCTCCTGCTGGTGGTTTTTGTCTTGGGCGCCGTGCTGGGCGTACTGGCGCTGCTGCCGTCGTGGTTGCGGCATCGCAGGCGCGGCAAGGTGGCGCGCAACGGCGAAGCGGCGCCGACGGCAGCAGTCGCCACCCCGACGGCGCAGACGGACTTCCCGCAGCATCCGATCGACAGGCCCATCGATGGAGTTTGA
- the lapB gene encoding lipopolysaccharide assembly protein LapB, with product MEFDLWWLLVLPLMFALGWLASRVDLRQVGKERALRRDAPQAYYRGLNHLLNEQQDKAIDAFIEAMTADPDTVDLHFALGNLFRRRGEYERAVRVHQNLLARADLPREARERAQLALAQDFFKAGLLDRAETAYEDLRRSVYASQALTSLLQISERTQDWNKAIARAGELELRATGTYQRQIAQYWCELAAQHQAAGREPDAQQALDAALQASPQGVRPRMLRAQWAQQRGDLALALQSLESIDLVQPEFVALAAVQIAQLRQQLGQVQEGLAWLRQRLEQTPAIDLLDAVLLLDPDPASRARCAQGYLQSHRSLLALKRVLEHPTPGALVPEVATAMQGAVDNALRSRQRYRCAACGFEARQYFWHCPGCQGWETYPPRRLEELSLLGS from the coding sequence ATGGAGTTTGATCTCTGGTGGCTGCTCGTCCTGCCCTTGATGTTCGCGCTGGGGTGGCTGGCGTCGCGGGTGGATTTGAGGCAGGTGGGCAAGGAGCGCGCCCTGCGACGCGATGCGCCTCAGGCCTACTACCGCGGCCTCAATCACCTGCTCAACGAACAGCAGGACAAGGCGATCGACGCCTTCATCGAAGCCATGACGGCCGACCCCGATACCGTTGATCTGCATTTCGCGCTGGGCAATCTGTTTCGCCGCCGCGGCGAGTACGAGCGTGCGGTCCGGGTGCATCAGAATCTGCTGGCCCGGGCCGATCTGCCGCGCGAGGCGCGTGAGCGCGCCCAGCTCGCTCTGGCTCAGGACTTTTTCAAGGCCGGGCTGCTCGACCGCGCCGAGACCGCCTATGAAGACCTGCGACGCAGCGTCTATGCCTCGCAGGCCCTGACGTCGCTGCTGCAGATCAGCGAGCGCACGCAGGACTGGAACAAGGCCATCGCCCGTGCCGGCGAACTCGAGCTGCGCGCCACCGGAACCTATCAGCGTCAGATCGCGCAGTACTGGTGCGAGCTGGCGGCGCAGCATCAGGCGGCTGGACGTGAACCCGATGCCCAGCAGGCACTGGACGCGGCCCTGCAGGCATCGCCCCAGGGCGTTCGCCCCAGGATGTTGCGGGCGCAGTGGGCGCAGCAACGGGGCGATTTGGCGCTGGCCCTGCAGAGCCTGGAGTCCATCGATCTGGTCCAGCCCGAATTCGTCGCCCTGGCCGCGGTGCAGATCGCGCAGCTCCGCCAGCAACTCGGGCAGGTGCAGGAGGGGCTGGCGTGGTTGCGTCAGCGGCTGGAGCAGACGCCAGCCATCGACCTGCTCGACGCCGTGCTGCTGCTCGACCCGGATCCGGCATCCCGGGCGCGCTGTGCCCAGGGCTACCTGCAGTCGCATCGCAGCCTACTGGCGCTCAAGCGCGTGCTCGAACATCCCACGCCCGGTGCCCTGGTGCCCGAGGTGGCAACGGCCATGCAGGGCGCGGTGGACAATGCCTTGCGCAGCCGTCAGCGCTATCGCTGTGCGGCATGCGGGTTCGAGGCGCGGCAATACTTCTGGCACTGTCCAGGCTGTCAGGGCTGGGAGACTTACCCGCCGCGTCGCCTGGAGGAACTCTCCCTTCTTGGATCATGA
- the rfaE1 gene encoding D-glycero-beta-D-manno-heptose-7-phosphate kinase, translated as MNAEQLAQSRVLIVGDVMLDRYWFGAVDRISPEAPVPVVRVQRDEDRVGGAANVALNAAVLGAQATLLSVVGADEPGRKLITLLVDTPIRNAMRQDPTLKTTVKLRVVSRQQQLIRLDFEQKPDHEVLAAMMERYEQELAFHDVVLLSDYGKGGLEHLDQMMNLARTQGKTILVDPKGRDYSRYAGATLLTPNRAELAQVVGDWGSEDDLTARAQGLRRKLSLKALLLTRSEEGMSLYTEAGELHIPTEAKEVYDVSGAGDTVIATVAVMLGAGLSMEDAVRTANRAAGIVVGKLGTASVTPKELWGQA; from the coding sequence ATGAACGCTGAACAACTCGCTCAATCCCGCGTCCTCATCGTGGGCGACGTCATGCTCGACCGGTACTGGTTCGGCGCCGTCGATCGCATTTCTCCGGAAGCGCCGGTGCCTGTGGTGCGCGTGCAGCGCGATGAAGACCGCGTGGGCGGCGCCGCCAACGTCGCGCTCAATGCTGCCGTGCTCGGTGCGCAGGCCACCTTGCTTTCCGTGGTCGGCGCCGACGAGCCGGGCCGCAAGCTGATCACCCTGCTGGTCGACACCCCCATCCGCAACGCCATGCGGCAGGACCCTACGCTCAAGACCACGGTCAAGCTCAGGGTGGTGTCCCGCCAGCAGCAACTCATCCGCCTGGACTTCGAGCAGAAGCCCGACCATGAGGTGCTCGCAGCGATGATGGAACGCTACGAACAGGAGTTGGCCTTCCACGACGTGGTGCTGCTGTCCGACTACGGCAAGGGCGGCCTGGAACACCTCGATCAGATGATGAATCTGGCGCGTACCCAGGGCAAGACCATTCTGGTCGATCCCAAGGGGCGCGACTACAGCCGCTACGCCGGCGCCACCCTGCTGACGCCCAACCGCGCCGAACTCGCGCAAGTGGTGGGCGACTGGGGCAGCGAAGACGATCTCACCGCGCGGGCCCAGGGGCTGCGCCGGAAACTCAGTCTCAAGGCGCTGCTGCTGACGCGATCGGAAGAAGGCATGAGCCTCTACACCGAGGCGGGCGAACTGCACATTCCGACCGAGGCCAAAGAGGTGTACGACGTCTCGGGTGCGGGCGACACCGTGATTGCCACGGTGGCGGTGATGCTCGGCGCGGGGCTTTCCATGGAAGACGCCGTGCGCACGGCCAACCGCGCGGCCGGCATCGTGGTCGGCAAGCTGGGCACCGCCAGCGTGACGCCGAAGGAACTCTGGGGGCAGGCATGA
- the rfaD gene encoding ADP-glyceromanno-heptose 6-epimerase gives MRVIVTGAAGFIGSNIVKGLNARGITDVIAVDNLTRGDKFHNLVDLQICDYIDKTVFFERFANGHYGKVEAVFHEGACSDTMEHDGRYMLDNNYRASKTLLDAGQKQGVRLLYASSAATYGASSVFRESPEFERPLNVYGYSKLLFDQVVRRVLPHATTQIAGFRYFNVYGPREQHKGRMASVAFHHFNQYREHGQVKLFGEYQGYGPGLQERDFVWIDDVVAVNLWFFDHPGKSGIFNLGSGRAQPFNDVACAVVNTLRLETGRAALGLAELVESGEIAYIPFPDALVGKYQCHTQADLSHLRAAGCTHHFATVEEGTAAYVRALSAAAGQP, from the coding sequence ATGAGAGTCATCGTCACCGGCGCGGCCGGATTCATCGGCAGCAACATCGTCAAAGGACTCAACGCGCGCGGCATCACGGACGTGATCGCGGTGGACAACCTGACCCGCGGCGACAAGTTCCACAACCTGGTCGACCTGCAGATCTGCGATTACATCGACAAGACGGTGTTTTTCGAGCGATTCGCCAACGGCCACTACGGCAAGGTCGAGGCCGTGTTTCACGAGGGCGCCTGTTCCGACACGATGGAACACGATGGCCGCTACATGCTCGACAACAACTACCGCGCGAGCAAGACCTTGCTTGACGCCGGCCAGAAGCAGGGGGTGCGATTGCTCTATGCCTCCAGCGCCGCCACCTATGGCGCCAGCAGCGTGTTTCGCGAGTCGCCCGAGTTCGAGCGCCCGCTCAACGTCTACGGCTATTCCAAGCTGCTGTTCGATCAGGTGGTGCGGCGCGTTCTGCCCCACGCCACCACGCAGATCGCGGGCTTCCGCTATTTCAACGTCTATGGGCCGCGCGAACAGCACAAGGGACGCATGGCGTCCGTGGCCTTTCATCACTTCAACCAGTACCGCGAACACGGCCAGGTCAAGCTGTTCGGTGAATATCAAGGCTACGGCCCCGGTTTGCAGGAGCGCGATTTCGTCTGGATCGACGACGTCGTCGCCGTCAACCTCTGGTTCTTCGATCACCCCGGCAAAAGCGGCATCTTCAATCTGGGTTCGGGCCGCGCCCAGCCGTTCAACGATGTGGCGTGCGCCGTGGTCAACACCTTGCGCCTGGAGACCGGCCGTGCGGCCCTGGGCCTGGCGGAATTGGTGGAATCGGGCGAGATTGCCTACATCCCGTTCCCCGATGCGCTGGTGGGCAAATACCAGTGCCACACCCAGGCCGACCTCAGTCATTTGCGGGCAGCGGGCTGCACCCACCACTTCGCCACGGTGGAAGAGGGCACGGCCGCGTATGTGCGCGCCTTGAGCGCCGCGGCAGGG